One genomic segment of Echeneis naucrates chromosome 18, fEcheNa1.1, whole genome shotgun sequence includes these proteins:
- the LOC115058696 gene encoding trichohyalin isoform X1, protein MHRNQKEEEERKVDRGETMTDENSSLITVANGAYPLRCTEEVLLPFFTDESRLAAMDSQHRAASHSSPPALPELRLVLLGRKGTGKSAAGNTILGGVGGFESGRPTEECVKRRADVTGRRVLLVDTPGWEWYYTLNSTPNWVRRETLRSISLCPPGPHAVLLVVRSCTSMTDDYIKEIEEHLEPLGKGVWEQTMLLFTRGDELGLTTMEQRITASGPLQRLLQRCGNRYHVVNNRSKGDGTQVKELIRKLEQMVDGKKGGHSHLEMDNTVVLGLEADGKRRARERRKKQRQMEAQMQRGTIKAALTSDGHQGSELDAHQSFSKAPRRLPEVRLVLLGERETGKSSAGNTILGKCCFFQAGAVTEECVRQQAEVAMRLVTLVDTPGWEVGVGGATPERVKREIVSSVAFCPPGPHALLLTLRVDTLVQVGHVKEHLELLGEGVWRHTILLFTHGDQLREGVDIEQHIQGGGRDLLWLLDKCRGRYHVISSVDGGGRGSGGAAKVTELLEKVEKMATTNRCEAFSCLVQEVRDLSRQRNEKYNQRLKEIGEKMHRQEAELKNMRDREMKSIRWFFDRKKKVKSPGKADIQKDEEEDEDRRLGERKNDIGELEERIRWLTEDKEREIQDLGIENERIRVALNQSRKEKDKVMLNLELKEREIEELTERIDEQQVKLLDLERADVENEHERKQREEAIRAEKQEWRGEVQKLEESVELLKRERAEWMEKVDSLKAELHETKTHYEDVFERKEQENKQEMTKLEENLKKVLEVKLSEKDKEQEELRRKASEEKQIALNNMKQHEKDMEKKVEEIKSQHEKEMERKTQEKETAMQEIKLKNQEETDRKIREIKQMMETAKRQDQEDINKKLKEKALDIERLKQQHENKIRDIQQEKQREITDLREKFAKEHEEHKQEKQREITDLKEKFAKEHEEHKQEKQREITDLKEKFAKEHEEHKQEKQREITDLKEKFAKEHEEHKQEKQREITDLKEKFAKEHEEHKQEKQREITDLKEKFAKEHEEHKQEKQKELTELEQKCQTQIIEKTQEIEKDKDAIHLKHQKDVEHKMQEKENEIEALKLQHREEMERKMSEMQKLLEAKRDEQEHEMDRKVKENKEDVDRIQQQYIKILKDVEEERRRETEELNDQFAKDIEKQLQERQREIRELEQKFAAQLEEKVQENEKEKEILHQSNEKYILEKLQERDRLTEDLKRLHVLEIEEKMQESEKEKERYMKETEKTMEEKEKEIEKVKLNVQELKQKLQQEEDKERAHVKYKNETEKRLEEKEKEIETIKLNVEEMKEKLQQAETIHVNYKTETEKRLEEKERETEVLKDKLDNLEETLRETEKEEREQLNLKRQMEQKLEEKERVIEKLNQLLMDIEEILQRKEEERGEIILNQKKEAEQRLQDTERRMEEMKLQLRNEMEVKIQEKEAEIESIKHQAESREVRWREEQQRKDEKGENEMNKLREILREKNEEITQMQHLLAQKDCEVDEAKKTCANYFKEIEDLRQSNEIQTSSMIEIQQIHIEQERKKDAEVTEKLQVKEEDLERLKQRNRENEKEIAQLMLTIEQTKSELKNLTDKMEKEMTGMIQEYEKEIGRRDKNIESLAKEKDDAISRIADVTEKYEESLKRAEELREQNEKMRKETDNLRIKYEALKEESEDEVRKHLRECEEQVKSNESEIQSVLKEKDLEVRALREAKDKLQEEIERMKDRDAELREHLEKQNELRVKDEEIEQKILKWEKEVREREEDLSRNEEEMSRRGIQLHGKEVELVEKKAKLESKEQDLRKLEASLEIKQEETRRIDQYEKDAKVRAQNLEKMEKELESLLRALEGKQKELSSHGHDLQKKVKGLKDQGKELKDREHYLKNEEQELLSWMSELKMRNEHVNSTTQQLDEMGRDLALLKEELREKEQNLKSSLKKLSEWEQKLEAREAQLRERENGRHEAEGNERVHEGISFAVKAAVGSSKDDVDVMYQEVTEGREEGRGREAESSKNWEDRTRKTASAATESNNCHLKTLKEINVADKDGTTGRGEEMWRKTGGDHQETEKVTAELRSFSQTKGHRCSDSEDPPGSALRVMVLGETWSSRSPAAVSILGGEPLRPDGSTFRCWSGQVAGRHLALVEPLGLKWQDGPDPTNMLQRKSLQDGLSWCHPGPHIVLLLMPAFLTCTRKYRRAVEEHMNLLGGGSWQRTLVVFTWGETLGVNAEQHILRNGELMELVERCGGRYHVLTSNTDRLFEKMEHMVALNRRDQVVM, encoded by the exons ATGCACAGGAaccaaaaagaggaagaggaaagaaaagtggACAGAGGTGAGACCATGACAGATGAGAACAGCAGTCTGATCACTGTGGCGAACGGCG CGTATCCACTTCGATGCACTGAGGAAGTActtcttcctttcttcacaGATGAGAGTCGGCTGGCTGCGATGGACTCACAACACCGTGCTGCTTCACACAGCTCCCCTCCAGCTCTCCCAGAACTTAGACTGGTCCTGCTGGGCAGGAAGGGAACCGGGAAGAGCGCCGCAGGCAACACCATCTTGGGTGGAGTTGGCGGCTTTGAGAGCGGGAGGCCCACAGAGGAGTGTGTGAAAAGGCGAGCTGACGTGACGGGGAGGAGAGTCCTGCTGGTGGACACACCTGGGTGGGAGTGGTACTACACACTCAACAGCACCCCGAACTGGGTGAGGAGGGAAACGCTACGCAGCATATCGCTCTGTCCTCCTGGACCCCACGCTGTGCTTCTGGTGGTTCGCTCCTGCACCTCCATGACTGATGACTACATCAAGGAGATAGAGGAGCACCTGGAGCCGCTGGGCAAAGGAGTCTGGGAGCAAACCATGCTGCTGTTCACCAGGGGAGACGAACTGGGCCTCACCACCATGGAGCAGCGGATTACGGCCAGCGGCCCGCTCCAGAGACTCCTCCAGAGGTGTGGGAACAGATACCACGTGGTCAACAATCGGAGTAAAGGAGATGGGACACAGGTCAAAGAGCTGATAAGGAAGCTGGAGCAGATGGTGGACGGGAAGAAAGGGGGACACAGTCATCTGGAGATGGACAACACCGTCGTGCTGGGTTTGGAAGCAGATGGGAAGAggagagccagagagaggaggaagaaacagcGGCAGATGGAGGCGCAGATGCAGAGAGGGACCATTAAAGCAGCTCTCACCA GTGATGGTCATCAGGGCTCCGAGCTGGATGCTCATCAGTCTTTCTCCAAGGCTCCCCGACGTCTCCCTGAGGTCAGGCTGGTCCTGCTGGGCGAACGAGAAACCGGAAAGAGCTCAGCTGGGAATACAATTCTCGGGAAATGCTGCTTCTTCCAAGCGGGGGCAGTAACAGAGGAGTGCGTCCGTCAACAGGCAGAGGTGGCCATGAGGCTGGTGACGTTGGTGGACACACCAGGctgggaggtgggggtggggggggctacGCCAGAGAGGGTGAAGAGGGAAATCGTTAGCAGTGTGGCCTTTTGTCCACCAGGGCCTCATGCACTCCTGCTGACTCTGAGAGTGGACACACTGGTTCAAGTGGGACATGTGAAGGAGCATCTGGAGCTTTTGGGCGAGGGCGTGTGGAGACATACAATCTTGCTGTTCACCCACGGCGATCAGCTTCGAGAGGGGGTGGACATTGAGCAGCACATTCAAGGTGGAGGCCGAGACCTGCTGTGGCTGTTGGACAAATGCAGGGGCAGGTACCACGTGATTAGCAGTGTAGACGgcggaggaagaggaagtggaggcgCCGCAAAGGTGACAGAGCTCCTggaaaaagtggaaaagatgGCGACCACGAACAGATGCGAGGCTTTTTCTTGCCTGGTTCAGGAGGTCAGGGATCTGAGCCGACAAAGGAACGAAAAATACAACCAACGCTTGAAGGAGATCGGAGAGAAGATGCATCGTCAGGAAGCCGAGCTGAAAAATATGAGAGATAGAGAGATGAAGAGCATCAGATGGTTCTttgacaggaagaagaaagtgaAGTCACCCGGAAAAGCTGACATTCAAAAAgacgaagaggaggatgaggaccGGAGGCTGGGTGAGAGGAAGAATGATATTGGTGAGCTAGAGGAGAGGATAAGATGGCTGACtgaagataaagagagagaaattcaGGATTTGGGCATCGAAAACGAGAGAATACGTGTAGCATTAAACCAaagtagaaaagaaaaggacaagGTGATGCTTAACTTggagctgaaagagagagagattgaagAGCTGACGGAGAGAATTGATGAGCAACAAGTGAAGCTGCTGGACCTTGAACGTGCTGATGTAGAAAATGaacatgagagaaaacagagggaggaagcCATTAGAGCAGAGAAACAAGAGTGGAGGGGGGAAGTGCAGAAATTGGAGGAAAGCGTTGAGCTGCTCAAAAGGGAAAGGGCAGAGTGGATGGAAAAAGTGGATTCTCTAAAAGCAGAACTAcatgaaacaaagacacactaTGAAGATGTCTTTGAGAGAAAAGAGCAAGAAAATAAGCAGGAGATGACAAAGCTGGaggaaaatttgaaaaaagtttTAGAAGTAAAATTGTCGGAAAAGGacaaggagcaggaggagctgagaAGGAAAGCCTCAGAAGAAAAGCAGATAGCTCTCAATAATatgaaacaacatgaaaaagacaTGGAAAAGAAAGTGGAAGAAATTAAATCCCAACatgagaaagagatggagagaaaaacacaagagaaagaAACCGCAATGCaagaaattaaactgaaaaatcaggaggagactgacagaaaaattagggaaataaaacaaatgatggAGACGGCAAAACGTCAAGACCAAGAAGACattaataaaaaactgaaagaaaaagccCTCGACATAGAACGCCTGAAAcaacagcatgaaaacaaaataagggACATACAacaagaaaagcagagagaaattaCAGATCTGAGAGAGAAGTTTGCAAAAGAACACGAAGAACATAAacaagaaaagcagagagaaattaCAGATCTGAAAGAGAAATTTGCAAAAGAACACGAAGAACATAAacaagaaaagcagagagaaattaCAGATCTGAAAGAGAAGTTTGCAAAAGAACACGAAGAACATAAgcaagaaaagcagagagaaattaCAGATCTGAAAGAGAAATTTGCAAAAGAACACGAAGAACATAAacaagaaaagcagagagaaattaCAGATCTGAAAGAGAAGTTTGCAAAAGAACACGAAGAACATAAacaagaaaagcagagagaaattaCAGATCTGAAAGAGAAGTTTGCAAAAGAACACGAAGAACATAAacaagaaaagcagaaagagctAACTGAGCTAGAACAAAAGTGTCAGACCCAAATAATAGAAAAAACGCAGGAAATTGAAAAAGACAAGGACGCAATTCATCTAAAACACCAAAAAGATGTGGAACACAAGATGCAGGAAAAAGAGAACGAGATAGAGGCCTTAAAACTGCAGCACCgggaagaaatggaaagaaaaatgagtgaAATGCAAAAACTGCTGGAAGCGAAGAGGGATGAGCAAGAACATGAAATGGATagaaaagtcaaagaaaacaaggaGGATGTGGACAGAATTCAGCAGCAGTACATTAAAATTTTGAAGGACgtggaggaagaaagaagaagagagacagaagagctgAATGATCAGTTCGCAAAAGACATCGAGAAACAATTgcaggaaagacaaagagagataaGAGAGTTAGAGCAAAAGTTTGCTGCCCAGTTAGAAGAGAAAGTCCAAGAAAacgagaaagagaaagaaattctTCATCAAtccaatgaaaaatacattttggaaaagctgcaggagagagacagacttaCAGAAGATTTAAAACGTCTGCACGTTCTTGAAATTGAAGAAAAAATGCAAGAAAgcgaaaaggaaaaagaaagatacaTGAAAGAGACGGAGAAAACgatggaagaaaaggaaaaggagattGAGAAAGTGAAACTGAATGTCCAAGAACTGAAGCAAAAGCTGCAacaggaagaagacaaagaaagagctCACGTGAAGTACAAgaatgaaacagagaaaagacttgaagaaaaggaaaaggaaattgaGACGATTAAGTTAAATGTcgaagaaatgaaagagaaactgcagcagGCGGAAACAATACATGTGAATtacaagacagaaacagagaaaagactggaggaaaaagaaagagaaacagaagtaCTAAAAGATAAATTAGATAATCTTGAAGAAAccctcagagagacagagaaagaagaaagggagCAGCTAAATCTCAAGAGACAGATGGAGcaaaaactggaagaaaaagaacGAGTGATAGAAAAGTTGAACCAGCTTCTGATGGATATCGAAGAGATCctgcaaagaaaagaggaggagagaggagaaatcaTCCTAAAtcaaaaaaaagaggcagagcaAAGACTACAAGACACAGAGCGAAGGATGGAGGAGATGAAACTTCAGCTTAGAAATGAAATGGAGGTGAAGATACAAGAGAAGGAGGCTGAGATCGAAAGCATTAAACACCAGGCCGAGTCGAGGGAAGTGAGATGGagggaagagcagcagaggaaggatgagaaaggagaaaatgaaatgaataagcTGAGAGAAATCCTTCGtgagaaaaatgaagaaataacacaaatgcaGCATCTTCTGGCGCAGAAAGACTGTGAGGTGGACGAAGCAAAAAAGACGTGTGCAAACTATTTCAAAGAAATCGAAGATCTGCGCCAGAGCAACGAAATCCAGACATCCAGTATGATTGAAATACAGCAGATTCACATTgagcaagagaggaaaaaagatgcTGAGGTGACGGAAAAATTGCAGGTGAAAGAAGAAGACCTTGAgagactgaaacaaagaaaccgagaaaatgagaaagagattGCCCAACTGATGCTAACAATCGAGCAGACAAAGTCCGAGCTGAAGAATCTCACCGACAagatggaaaaggaaatgacGGGCATGATTCAGGAGTATGAGAAAGAGATCGGAAGAAGAGACAAGAACATTGAGTCACTTGCAAAAGAGAAGGATGATGCTATAAGTCGCATCGCAGATGTTACTGAGAAATATGAAGAAAGTCTAAAGAGGGCTGAAGAGCTGCGGGAGCAAAATGAGAAGAtgagaaaggagacagacaaTCTTAGAATAAAATACGAGGCGCTGAAGGAGGAGAGCGAAGACGAGGTTAGGAAACATCTCAGAGAGTGTGAAGAGCAGGTGAAGAGCAACGAATCTGAAATTCAAAGTGTTCTTAAAGAAAAAGACCTGGAGGTCAGGGCACTGAGGGAGGCAAAGGACAAACTGCAAGAAGAGATAGAGAGGATGAAAGACAGAGACGCTGAGCTGAGAGAACATCTTGAGAAGCAAAATGAGTTGAGAGTTAAGGATGAAGAGATTGAACAGAAAATcttaaaatgggaaaaagaagtgagggagagggaggaagactTGAGTAGGAACGAAGAAGAGATGAGCCGAAGAGGAATTCAGTTACACGGAAAAGAAGTAGAACTTGTTGAAAAGAAAGCGAAGCTTGAAAGTAAAGAACAggatctcagaaaactggaagCAAGTCTAGAAATTAAACAAGAAGAGACACGGAGAATAGATCAGTACGAGAAAGACGCGAAGGTGAGAGCTCAGAACctggagaaaatggaaaaggagtTAGAAAGTTTGCTTCGAGCTTTGGAGGGCAAACAGAAAGAGCTCAGCTCTCATGGTCATGATCTCCAGAAGAAGGTAAAAGGACTGAAGGACCAGGGCAAAGAGCTCAAAGATCGCGAGCACTACTTAAAAAATGAAGAACAGGAGTTGCTCAGTTGGATGTCGGAGCTGAAGATGCGAAATGAGCACGTAAACTCTACGACTCAGCAGCTGGACGAGATGGGAAGAGACCTGGCTCTGCTGAAGGAAGAGCTCcgagaaaaagagcaaaacttAAAGAGCTCACTGAAAAAACTGAGCGAATGGGAGCAGAAGCTGGAAGCGCGGGAAGCACAACTGCGTGAAAGAGAGAATGGACgacatgaggctgaaggcaACGAGAGAGTCCACGAAGGGATTTCTTTCGCTGTAAAAGCTGCCGTTGGGAGCTCAAAAGACGACGTCGATGTGATGTACCAGGAAGTGACggaggggagggaagagggaagaggaagagaggcggAAAGCTCAAAGAACTGGGAGGATCGGACCAGAAAAACAGCGTCAGCAGCCACAGAGAGCAATAACTGTCACCTGAAAACACTAAAAGAGATCAATGTGGCCGATAAGGACGGAacgacaggaagaggagaagagatgtggaggaaaacaggCGGAGACcaccaggaaacagaaaaggtcaCGGCAGAGTTGAGGTCGTTTTCTCAGACTAAAGGTCACAGATGCTCAGACAGCGAAGACCCTCCTGGATCAGCTTTAAGGGTGATGGTTTTAGGAGAGACCTGGTCATCTCGCTCCCCCGCCGCAGTCTCCATCCTGGGCGGAGAACCACTCAGGCCGGACGGCTCCACTTTCAGGTGCTGGAGCGGTCAGGTCGCAGGCAGACACCTCGCTCTCGTGGAGCCGCTGGGCTTGAAGTGGCAAGACGGACCGGACCCAACCAACatgctgcagaggaaaagcCTTCAGGACGGCTTGTCCTGGTGTCACCCGGGACCTCACATCGTCCTCCTGCTCATGCCGGCCTTCTTAACCTGCACACGGAAGTACAGGAGAGCCGTGGAGGAGCACATGAAcctgctggggggggggagctGGCAGCGCACGCTGGTGGTGTTCACGTGGGGGGAAACTTTAGGAGTGAACGCCGAGCAACACATCCTGAGGAACGGGGAGCTGATGGAGCTCGTAGAGAGATGTGGGGGCCGGTATCACGTCCTGACCAGCAACACTGACAGACTGTTTGAAAAGATGGAGCACATGGTGGCCCTGAACAGGAGAGATCAGGTTGTGATGTAG